A window from Nitrosopumilus adriaticus encodes these proteins:
- a CDS encoding SirB1 family protein, producing MEEKFDPLVAEWFAFVKNPNFNLVEKCLKFAQILEYPDLDVDDYIKKISKIGMSLKESINDVKNPTYLISMLNEHLFENLGFSGDDDDYYNPKNNFLNEVIDKKSGIPITLSILYVEVAKFIGLDLKIAGFPGHILVKYNEEMILDPFYDGRLVDIDDLQEILDVNFGGELEFQPEYLDEVKPEQILVRMTRNLKNSYVQSFVYDKALRCVNMVLAIEPESPEDIRDKGILEDRMLNHEIALKYLNKYLEINPNAEDVDFILELIRSIKSKN from the coding sequence TTGGAAGAAAAATTCGATCCGCTTGTAGCAGAATGGTTTGCATTTGTAAAAAATCCAAATTTTAACTTGGTAGAAAAATGTCTAAAGTTTGCACAAATTCTCGAATATCCTGATCTAGATGTAGATGACTACATCAAAAAAATTAGCAAGATAGGAATGTCACTCAAAGAGTCAATTAATGATGTAAAAAATCCAACATATCTTATTTCAATGTTAAATGAGCATCTCTTTGAAAATCTAGGATTCAGTGGAGATGATGATGATTACTATAATCCAAAAAACAATTTCTTAAATGAAGTAATTGATAAAAAATCAGGGATTCCAATTACTTTATCAATCCTATACGTAGAAGTTGCAAAGTTTATCGGGTTGGATCTAAAGATTGCAGGATTTCCAGGACACATACTAGTAAAATATAACGAAGAAATGATTTTGGATCCATTCTATGATGGCAGGCTAGTAGATATTGATGACTTGCAAGAAATTTTAGATGTGAATTTTGGAGGAGAGTTAGAGTTCCAGCCAGAATATCTAGATGAAGTAAAACCAGAACAGATTCTAGTTAGAATGACTCGAAATCTAAAAAATTCTTATGTTCAATCATTTGTTTACGACAAGGCATTACGATGTGTCAACATGGTTTTAGCAATAGAGCCCGAATCCCCCGAAGACATTAGAGATAAAGGAATTCTAGAAGATAGAATGTTAAATCACGAAATTGCATTAAAATATTTGAATAAATATTTGGAAATTAATCCAAACGCAGAAGATGTAGATTTTATTTTAGAGTTAATTAGAAGTATAAAATCAAAAAATTAA